The DNA segment AGTGTTCTTGAACAGACtcaattatatatttatgaacaagctcgattataatgttcataaaTAGCCTTCTGGATAAGTTTGGAtcaattttgttttaataatgGTATTTCTATAAAACTGAAAATACAAAACTTATATTGAAATTTTAGTTTCATAGGTTTCAaaattatatagttttgtgttaaagaaaatttaaattaatataattgtGAGCAATGAACAGAATCAATGAGATGTTCGCGACCAAAGTTTGTGAATAAATAAACGAGCAGTttataaacaaaatattaaGTTTGAACTCGTCAATTTTCTAACGAGTTAAGTATGAATAGACCAAAGCTCGGTTGTAATAAACTTGGCTCGATTACAGCCTTACAAATGATTCATTTCATTTTTACCGCCAGTTAAAATGCTTGATGATGATCTcaaaacggaaaaaaaaaatattgttcaCATTTCTCATGGAATTACTATTACTATTATCAATCAAATCACCattttcagaattttctctctGTAAACAATCATTTTCTCCCTCTCAACCAAACAACATACCTATGTgatttcaaaactaaaaaatttaagaattaaacttgCTTAGAATATGATTTCTATAAGCTCTATCCGGTGGTTTTCACATgatcaagtgaatttggtcaatcATCATTAGATCTAGCAGGTGTGGATCTAAAtcttttgatgattttaatctcCACCATATGATTTTAATAAGCTTAAATCTAACGGTAATTAGTTAAATTCACTTAGTCAGTGGTAAAAATTCCTGAGTTCTATAATAGATGTTTATCTACTATTTAGAACCATCATTTTTAtcaataataaaattagttttatgcTAGTAAATTGTAAAATTCATAGATTTCAATGTTCAATTTTAAAGTTTAGGGATATAAAGAAGTAAAAGCAAACTTGATAGACCAtggttgtaatttaccctttcttTTATATCCAGCTGGTTTTTGTTTACTCTAATATTATTTGGTAAAACATATTAATTAGAAGACTGACCCATAGAGATGCAAACCATCTGCGAAAGTGAATAGTCACTGCTGTCGGCGGTGGATACACTTacgaaccaaaaaaaattagaagactGACCAGGTCCGAGTAGAAATTTATTCTAAGTTAAAGATTTGTATTTGATAAGTTAATTTATTCTAAGTTAAAGATTTGTATTTggtaaaacattataattataattatttttttcattattattatcacTATTATTAGaacaattattaattttattaaatttttattttaattattactattttaAATGATTacattattatttcagtttcagtagaattcagttcagttcaattcagttcagttttttccAGATCCTAACTCAAAGATGATAAAAAGAAGCTTCTGGTCAGTTTAATTTtggataaattctaaaaataagatGGATAAATACAACCCTAACGTTTTAAGTGAAGTATAAATTTAACCTTCatatatgaaattgtgcaaatttaaacCTAACGTTTTCAAGCAATATCAGTTTTAGCGTTGCGctatagaaaatttgaaaagattgaTTTAACTATCATAAGACCTTCAAAAAAAGTTTGTCTATAAATTAAAACAGTTTCGTATATTTTTAGttggttttttttataagagatatggtaccaaaataggcctaaagtTTTTAAAGAAGTATTAATTTAGCAtacacgtacaaaatagcactggTGTAGgtctaacgtttaaaaaagagcACCAATTTAAGCTTCAGAGACAAATCCAGCCCAAACTTGGGGGGTTCCGGCCCCCAGCTTCACTCTTGAATAATTTTGGTTCGGTACTTGATAGTCTTTCCTAATTTTAGTTTATGTTGGCGTTTttctagtataattttaattaaaattgttgaGTTGGTTAAGAGACATGTTTCATTATAAGAGACATGTTTCATGAGTTCAAATCCCTTGAACCTTGTTTTctaaaagtttttatttatgtatttgaatttttttccaaaataactttattatttttattaattactttCTATAtctttttaattcttgtgtaCTATTGTTTTTTCTAAatcaatttttataattttgagactaaaaaaattaatttttaaaaaattagtgttgaatttataaaatattacatatatttatttgttttaggctgaccattttttaattttttattattcaatacaccaaaataatgaaaatttaaggagctggaggctaaaaaaaattgCAGGGACGAGCAGGTAGATTGCGGGAATATATTCGGCACAGATTGTGGAGGCTTTGGCTTAACGCTACAATGGGTTATAGAGCTTAAATTAGATACGTTGGAGATGGATGCTAAGGTAGTAGTTGATGGCATAAACTCGTGTGAAATTAATATCTCAGCCTTAGAAGACGTGGTGGAGGATTGCAAGGAAATGTCAAGAGATAAGATATTTACAGTGTGTTATCCTGAGACTAACGAATAAAGTAGcgcatcatttttttttatatatataagctGAATTGGCTAATACTTGTATTAGACTATGATTTGATTCATTCgttaataattattttcttggttctcaaaaaaaagaaaagaaaaaactcaaattaaatttattttcgGGTTTAATGCTCCTATTTGGGTTGGTCAatgtagggtaaattacatccatggccattGATCTTTACCCAtcgaatttcaattcttaacagtatgactattgaattttacacttttttaacatcggtggccactcaacgcctcaaaacaacCACTGAcggtctgaaaataaaaaaatcgaagAGCTAATggtattctaaggaactttactTCTTAAAAAAATTCGTTTTGAGGTAATTTAAGTGTTCTTTGGTTagaagagagaaagtgaatttttagagagagagaaaactccaaaaaaagtgattttggaaaataaaaaaatgtggtttcatggtaaatgtcgttctcaacaactttaattttgaatattttcattttgaggtcgttaacggttattttgaggaCTTgattaaagttgagtgactactggtgttaaaaagtgtaaagtttaatgAGCATaatgttaagaattgaaattcagtggccataatgttaaaatgctcaaagttcagtagccatgggtgtaatttacccttagaATGTGTACAAATCTGTGTTCAAAATACGCTGCGTCAAATGTTGTtgcagcaaaagaagaaaattgTAATAGTTgtttgggtcaaatacatgaatatgtataaaattacaactaagtcatatcaccaaacttaattcttaatatgtcattattctttatatattatgattttataccataatttaaaaactttagattccaattcataaatcataaaccctagaaaatatattctagacttctaatttataaattctaatccttaaaatatattaaaagtactaattttactagtttgacataatccaaaattatgacttgacatagttgtaaataatttttagaatatgaatttctgtgtaattttccctagtTGTTTTGGACTAAGCCCACCAAACAGGCCCAAAGCATTCTACCCTTAGTAGTATGGCAGCCTATGGGCTTTTTAGAATGCTTTGGGCCCTTTTATTGGGTTTAGCGCTAATTGAACCACGGGAAAATTATACAGAAATTCACCTTTTAAAAAcaatttacaactatgtcaagtcataattttagattacgtcaaactaataaattcactatttttaatctattttaagaactagagtttataaattaggagtctaaaatatattgtttaagagtttaggatttatgaattggaatttggaatttttaaatTGAGATGTAAAACCatactttatttgttatatagcaaataatgacatattcagAATTTAGTTTAATAATCTAATTTAATTGTAGTTTTATAGTTAGTTACGATATTCATGTAGGAAGCCCTTGAATCACTAGGTTCTTTGCTATTGAAGTCGGTGTTTCGAATACCAATTTTATACGCCCGCTAACAATCCAAACACGTGCATCGcgctcaaaaaaaaattacccggCCTTAAAAAAATTACTTCAGAAGatagaaatttttttttccaacattTAAAGCAGTAGAAAGAATAATTCTAGTAAtaatctcaaaaaaaaaaaattctagtaATATATTAATGCATTCATACAATATAATCCCTCAATGGTACATTTTCTGCTGATGTTCTTTCTTAAGAGCCATAAATTTAGCTGCAATTTCATCATAATCTGGCAATTTAGGATGCACATGGTTCGGAGATTCAACCGGAAACGAAATTGATCGCTGAACGTTGCCCGGACAACTCGTTTTCGATCGCTCTTGAGGCATTGTCATAGCTCTCAAATAAGGGGTCTTTTCTGCTTTCTTCGGATTCGAATCATCCGTAGCAATACGCCTATCGATGTTACTTTGCTCGTACACAATGTCGCCAAAATCGCAGCTTTTTCTCCCGAATGTAGTAGTCGGGAACGTATACAGCTCCATTTCGGTATCCGATTCCACGATGAAATCCTGCTCGATTTTTCGAGCTATGCCAACGCCATTGCCCCAATTAGGCTTGTTTCGCCTTTTCTCCACAGCATTCTTGTGTGGCTTGTCATAATAGATCACACAATGTATATCGTTGACACTCAATTTCTCTTGAGACATTGATCGCCTTTTCGTTCTTCTCTTACCGGACTTTAGTACTCTATTTCTCAAGCTATCGGTATTACTCCCCGAATCATCGGCTTTCGTGTTTTTTTGTAGTGACTTGAACTTGAAAACCCTTTGATCTTGGAAGGTTGCACAATGCTTAACTTCCTCTATGTCGTCAAGATAGACTATCATTTCGTCGGGGAAATGAGGCAAGCTTTCCGAAGAGGATTCTTTCGTGTCTTTCGAcattcggtcccaacttggaaTGCTACCATTTTCTTTAGCAGAAACAGATTCGAAACAGCTCACCGGAGACTCCATTATATCGGATGAACATTGCTCGGTTGTCGATGAACATTGCTCGATTATCGAAGTACTAATTGCATCGTCGTAAAGAGAATCCGGATTGGGGTTTTCCATTTGGCAAGATCCTGAAATCTGATGAAAAAGATTGAAACTTTATAAGCTGAAGTTAAGCAAAAACCCAAAGGGCGAAAACccgaaaattaaaaacataCCTGTTGATGAAATTCGGAGGCGAATTCGATGGCTAAAATCTCGGGCTGAAGACAGTGATCTTTAGCTATTTCATCCAACAATTTCTGCTTCATTTCATCAGGAACTGATTTAATTGACAGTTTCTCTTTCACTTGCAAGTTCACAAGATTTCCGGGCAGTAGTTCTATAGCAGTGGTTTCGAATCTCTGGCCGTACCGCTCCCTGAAAAGCTTTCGGATTCTCTTAAGTTCAGGCAGATCACCGCATCTAGCAGAGGCGAAAATGAGAGTAGAAACTGCTTCATTGATATCATTAGGACAGTCCCTGAAATCACAGAATTCCCAAGAAAATGTCATTAAAATGTAAGAAGAATTTTCGGGGTAATTGACGCGTTTGTGGACAATCCCGAAACTATTTCTCTATTTATAGTGTATTTGAAACTATTTCCGGTGTTGTAGTGTTTTTAGTCCACTCTGCCagtcatacaaaaaaaaattcacacgtTAAAAGCAGTCTGCGTGTTTGACAGATGGACTGTTTTCTCTAACAGTCCGCCAGTTAGTACATCCGCCTGTCATATAGACGGACAGGTGGCCAGACTATTAGAGAAAACAGTCAGGCAGACCCACATTATGACTGGTGGAATAAACAAAAAAACACCATAAAACTGGAAATAGTTTCGAATCTACTACATTAAACAGTAAAGAATTTAGAATTCATTGATTGTCAGTACTTGTTTCTCCGGATATACGAAAGATGGGCGATAACGAATTCACAGAAATTTTCCAGTAATTCATAAAGTGCCAAAACTTTTTCATCATTGAAGAGATGCTCAGCCTGAAAAAATTAAGAATGGGGCAAACAAAATCAGAAAAACAGAGCAAAAAACAGAGTAGATAGAATAAAACAGAGCCTTACCGACAAACTAAATATTTCTCTATTTATGATAGATTTAAAACTATTTCCGTTTTTATGGTGTTTTTAGTTCGTCGGCCAATCAAATGACAATGATGTACCCGAGTAGACATTTAAATCAGTCCAGCTGTCAGTTAGGTGGACTGATACTGTCAGTGGGTCTCCAGTATATTTTGAACGTTTGCAAAACATGTTTTCCGACCATGATTATTGGTGGAGTCAAATAAAAACACTCCAAAACCGGAAATAGTTTTGTATCTACTATAAATAGAGAAATAGTTTATACATTAACcacaaacatatatatatcGTAAGTAACGAGCTATATGTTGTTTTGTTTGTCTTTCATGACGAGTAGAGACCTATGTTGCATATTTAACAAAAATATGAACGAATACCGGGAAAAgctatttttaaaacataataaaaaaatggaaaTAGAAAAGGAAATGGACACaaaaaaactgaaatattattgaagaAAAGTTTCCGTGCAACGAAAATATACCCTTTGGCAAGATCTTGGTAGCCAAATTAAAAACACCATAAAGTCGGAAATAATTTCAAATTCACTATAAATAGAGAAAAACAGAAGTTATGGCCATGCACTAGAGACCTATGTTGTACGAAAACAGAAACCGAAACAGAAAGGAACACAAAACACAGAGGAATCGTGCTCTCTTAAAGGCGGAATCTTGGTAGCCAAATTAAAAACACTCTAAAATCGGAAATAATTTCAAATTCACTATAAACAGAGAAATACACCGAAAACAGAAGTTATGACTATGTAGTAGAGACCAATGTTGCAGgaaaacagaaacagaaacgAACACAAAACACAAAGAAAGCATACTCTTTTAAAGTAAGGATCTCGGTAGCCAATTAAAAACACCATAAAATCGGAAATAGTTTCAAATTCACTATAAACAGAGAAATACCCAAAAATATCCCGAAAACAGAAGTTATAAGATAagacctatgttgcacggataCAGAAACAGAAACGAACACGTACCCTTTTAAAGGCAAGATCTCGGTAACCAATTCTGATGAGTTGAGCAACATCTTCTCTCAATTGATTAGCAATTGATAATCTTTTATTCTTCAATAGCTTCAGCCGACATTGAACTCGTCTAATGAGCTTTTTACTGaaccaaaaaacacaaaaaccacatcaaaaaatcagaaaataagaacaACCCATTACTCCAAACACCCCCAAAATCAAAACCCATAATTTATTTCTCACCATTTAGAAGCTTTTCGCCATCCAAAGAAGCAATCAAACATGGCTCTCTGTTTTAATGGCAgctggaggaagaagaagaagaagagggaaaAGTTTTGATTTTTATGGGTGAAGTTGCAGAGCTAACTGAACCACGTTCATGGCAGTTGGGAGCTAAAAGGTGGGGTAGAAATAGAAGTTGTTTTTTTAGGAGGAAGTGGGTTTGAAAAAGGTCAAAACTTTATGTGAAAGTTTACACTTTTATATTAGggatataataatttattttattttccgagttttattaggaaataatttgttttatttttcgaGTTTTATTGTTCAATTATTACTTagtttttatgaatttttaaaTGGTTATACGTTATGTATATATCATTGTAACCAATTTAGGAAGTTCATAAGTCGATTTAGGTAAGTTTAAAGAATCATTAAggcatataataataaaaaatcattaaatCATAGTAAATTATATGtagggtaaagtaaaaaaaaaaaaaatcgtgttTGCCCGGTTAGCATATAGAAATTTGTgagtttaaaagtttaaaaataaaggtaaaacaaattatttaaaattatgttGTTATGTTTTGATGAAATCAAtagtatattttaattttttttaattatattttatattttatgttttGAAGGCTTGCTctcaatacacccttgtggtgggacccctttccggaccctcgctcagcggggacgcgtaatgcgaccggaccgtcccttttttttatattttatatcttGTCAAAACACagatttcaaaatcaaattttatggccctgtttgggaattagttgttagctgattacattagctgttagttgttagctgattacattagctgatttgactagttgtttgtgtagatctgtttggtaaaaattagctgattgataatagcggtttgtgcaaaaagacgaataagggcattaattttggcgcaggagaagagagagtctatctatcccaaaactctctcccaaacctctctccaccaaatactcaaattagcggtttcagtggtcaaacctctaaagttggtcaaaaccgctctttttatcccaaaacgctctttaccaaacagggtctatgtcaaatgaacttaaatattaatatagtttataaactgtcaaattagtaaaaaacgtaaaatgtccaccatattatttattatttcgattTAGAGAGTTGTTTTTTTGGGTGGTTGAATTTAGTCAAtaatgtaagaataattttttaaaaataaagttaaaaagATTAAGAACTTTTAAAAAGTtgagattttctattttctatgtatttataattgagatataaattttaaaagttgATTAAAATCTGAAatagaaatttgaattttaactACTTGAACTAAAATTTCTATTCGGTTGATAATTATCTCAAATAGGAAAGATAAGAATCCTGATAGTCATTGATTCAAAAAGTGcctcttttaattatttttattaagtaTAGAAAActgattaaataattaattaattattctaaATTGATTATTATTGAttatgaaaaattaaataaatattagtaAGTATAATAATGAGTAATAGATAATTGATTATTTCTATTCAGTTATAAATGATTACTGCCtgcttaatttaattatttggaaattaACGGTGGTAATTATTAAGGattaaatgagttttttttagtataaataAGGACAGCAGTTTTCTGTTATATAGCA comes from the Euphorbia lathyris chromosome 5, ddEupLath1.1, whole genome shotgun sequence genome and includes:
- the LOC136229930 gene encoding uncharacterized protein — protein: MFDCFFGWRKASKCKKLIRRVQCRLKLLKNKRLSIANQLREDVAQLIRIGYRDLAFKRAEHLFNDEKVLALYELLENFCEFVIAHLSYIRRNKDCPNDINEAVSTLIFASARCGDLPELKRIRKLFRERYGQRFETTAIELLPGNLVNLQVKEKLSIKSVPDEMKQKLLDEIAKDHCLQPEILAIEFASEFHQQISGSCQMENPNPDSLYDDAISTSIIEQCSSTTEQCSSDIMESPVSCFESVSAKENGSIPSWDRMSKDTKESSSESLPHFPDEMIVYLDDIEEVKHCATFQDQRVFKFKSLQKNTKADDSGSNTDSLRNRVLKSGKRRTKRRSMSQEKLSVNDIHCVIYYDKPHKNAVEKRRNKPNWGNGVGIARKIEQDFIVESDTEMELYTFPTTTFGRKSCDFGDIVYEQSNIDRRIATDDSNPKKAEKTPYLRAMTMPQERSKTSCPGNVQRSISFPVESPNHVHPKLPDYDEIAAKFMALKKEHQQKMYH